A window of Xenopus laevis strain J_2021 chromosome 1L, Xenopus_laevis_v10.1, whole genome shotgun sequence genomic DNA:
tggttagtactcttatgcttaggtcaatttgagtAGGGCAGGTCCATACAGGTCGTATGGATGGCTTTATTATAGATGTAGGTgcaagtggccacttattattaaaatgtcagaggaagctaaataaagacaaaagagatcctctaatgtcctagacataagcccgccctaaaacaaatgtggcttgCCCCTcacatggtatgaaaaatgttaaaCCAAAAATTTTTAAGAGATACAACTTTAAaaaacaatcccactttaaaatatgaaaaaacatatattttttgactttttggcatacaggatatgatgtcagtgacataagaggaggatgtagcttcatcttatcagttcaccaggtctaaggtggtgaaggaaactctttcaaaaggggtaacgtaatgtaaaattcgcacttgaatttgaggagtaacgaaCGTTCGTCTGAGCGAAAACATTCGCTTTGAGAAAAGGCAGAAAACTTTGTTAGCGATGTGCTCTTTCATTAGTGAATAGGCCTCTatgtcttttagtaaattggcgatgtccctgcagatggtatttctggcgatatagtaaatctgccccatatattcTACTTATGCCAGCCCTAATGCCCGAATTGCATCAGAACAAGACTGCAAAATGTCTAATTGACAGGCCTTTGTAGGAACATTAACAAGAGTATTAATACTCAGTAATTGACCTTCAGTGGGCAAAAGAAGGTGACCACTGATTCATGTGTGGAGCCCTAAAATTTACATGTTGGGTGCTCCCTTTCTCTTGAAATGTGGTTCAAAGAGGGAAATGATTACAATAGGCTCTACATAGgctctttattaaaggaacagtatactCCCCttgttttaagaaatatatatggtttttgcTATTTCTAAACAAGCATATGAAGTCAGTTTAATTTTACTTCCTGTCACTTCTGGTCCAACAGAACTTCAGAGGAGCCCATTACCAGctaattaccagtccactgaTAAGcctctgataatgagctgctcaaaggatACTACTTAGATAAGGGAGTGGTTTATTTGCTAAAAGTAGATAGGGATCTTATCCAAAGAGTATTGGTTTGCTTAGGCTGTACCTTGTAGGTCTGTCTTATGTGTATATCTCTGATTAAAGATGGCCTTTCATGTACCTatgatatattttcattatatgtATGGCAGTTCAGTTATTGGGCatgttatataatattatatgtatatgcgCCATATCTGCTAGTGTATGGTGCCTTAGTGATTAAGAAAGTGAAAAGGATCTCCACTCCCTCCTGTTCTGGGTATTCTGTCCAAACAATTCGAACAATAGAACGGCAACCATGCAATGCATAGCCCCTCGTATGGAACCTGTTGTTGGGCCTGGGAAACCTtgaagaaaatagagttgttataatgccctacacatgagcccactgtatagtttatgtgccatatgttaggaaatgtaggggggaagccggttacctcaaaaaaaaattacactcttttgcagcctatccccctgaaaaaaaggaaaagacgccagcgttttttgggacttagagtcctatctactctattgcacttcgcctggtctgaggtggcgaaggcaagtctgacgcaagaggtaacgttcagtaaaatccgcatcttagtgaatttgcgcagttacgtcccttcgccagagcgcaattgagtgcgaatgagtgacaacgtcagtctctttcgctagcgaagttacacctgcgcccttcgtaaattggcgaagtaccgaaatgacgtcacgctggcgcattttcgccagcgttagtcacttcaccctttagtaaatttgcccctatgtattttgACTCTCTATATATGATACAGCTACTATTGCCTCTACATATACACTTCACTGACAAAGGTATGTAATTATTTTTCTGATTATCATAATCGGCTATTTAAGCCACAACTATGAATGATGACACAGGTGCCATGATACAATGCCGTTTCGTGACTCATGAATGTTTCTTACTTTGTGGCAACCGGTAGGGAATACCTTTCCTATCTTACCACAATAATTTACCTATGCACAAAGTGAGGTCCATATAGAATTGGTTTGCTAAAAGGGAAATGGAAGAACTTTACTGGTCTGCAAAGGGCCCTGACATCACTCCAAGTGAAAATTAGTGGGATAAATTGGAACACTGACTgagagccaggcctgatccccaacatcttACGCATGACTGGAAGCATATCCCATCCAATAAGTATCCAAATAGTTTCTACTTGAAAAATGGCCCAAACAATTACCAGGTAAAGACTGCTAACTTCTTGCACTTGATATGGGACTGATCTGCTGTAGCcaacgaaatgcagatgcacacctggtccctctttcaacgttcacggtgcatggaacataggaggacggcacctccaataAATGGTACgtaaatagaattaatccagcacacgaaatctgctcaagggttattatcCATGTTTAAtgccaagccaaacaggttacaacgtttcgggggcttaccccttcgtcaggtcacctgtaacctgtttggcttggcattaaacacgggtaataacccttgagcagatttttTGTGCTGGATTCATTCTATTTACTGATCTGCTGTACACATTCTGGAAACAGATTTTAAATTTTATGGTCACCATGTTGGCACTTCCTCAAGTACTCAACCCGGCTACTTGCCAATTGGGCCTACTCAACTCCCTGGTGCCCAGAGTGTATACAGACATCTAACGAGATTACTTCTGTTCTATGGCAAAAAGACCGTCACCCTACATTGGATGGGCTCATCACCAGCAACTCTCAACCGATAGATTGCTCTAGTCAACTTGCAACTGGAATTGTACAAGTTTACCTACCTAGCCAGAGGATGCCTAATTAAATTTAATAACATATGCACCCCATGGCCTGGATTACCAGCTACTTATACCAACTACTGGACACTATTTCCAGCCAACTTCCTCCATCTATCTCTTTCCTTCCCCTTCTCTCACTTTAACtttttgttaaaattcaataaaaatcagacaattaaaaaaaagacttctAGCAGCAAAAAAGATGAActtaatttagataatttagaaTAAGATGTTAGTCAGGCAGGTGCTTACATAATTTTGGCCACATACTGTATCTAAAGTGACAAAATATTGCATGTGCACCTGCGGTCAACCAATGAAGCCTCTTTTATAGTGCTGTACCTTTGctattaccatattcattttccaAGATTGCTtgaatgggtggttcacctttaagtaaactttgagtatgtaatagaatggccaattctaagcaacttttccattggttttcattatttttgttttaatagttttataattatttgcctttttcttctgactctttccagctttcaaacgggtgtcgctgacccccatctaaaaagcaaatgctctgtaaggctacacatttaggggcatatttatcaagggtcaaatttcaaattgaaaaaacttggaaattctaattcataaagaccaaccaaaattaagtcaaagtttttttttttggtcgaataggtccgtatttggccaaatttcattagaagttttcccccaaaaaaagtccaccaattgactccaaataggttctaggaggtcccccataggctagaactgtaatttggcaggttttagatggcgaatggttgaaggcgaatttttaaagagacagtacatgataaatttcgatattcgaattttcgactttttttcaaagtgaagttcacaaaaaatagcatgaaatttacctcgacctttgataaatctgccccttattgttattggtaatttgtatttctcatttttctagtaaggtcctctcctattcatattccagtctctttttcaaatcaatgcatagttgatCAGGTAatatggatcctagcaactagattgctgacattgcaaaatggagagttgctgaataaaaagctaaataactaaaaaataataacaaaaaataaaaaatgaaaattaattgcaaattgtctcagaatattattctttacaacatactaaaagttaacgcaaaggtgaacaacccctttaaggatttacttcccttttaaaggGGCAAACTAAATACCTGTCCAGCATGAATCAAAACAAGgcttgtgtttaaaggggttgtttgacttaatttaatttttagtatgaagaagagagtgatattctgagacaatttgcaattggtttccattttctgtggttttcagttatttagctttgtccAGCATCTATCcagttttgaatttctggttatGAGGGTCTTGtttatcttagcaaccaggcagtggtttgaatgagagaccagAATTTGAATGGGGTGGGGGGCTGAATTGATATGGAAtaaaaagcatacctcccaacattttttgaaatAGTAAGAGGGACTCCCctgttgtggccacaccctctaattaccatgtccattttacaaaatttgtcaggttatgaaagtttgaacatatgtggtttttatgtgttattacagtttcacaaatgaaggtgaattgccctttaatctgcaaatcacagtttccccaagacacctgcatatcttaaattgttacaattgcttctttgcttatatAAGTAtctattctaggctctctgccaaaagccaattaagtgagaatcgttgtatctttttctggcagttcattGCAGAAGACCAAAGTGAAAGTCAGGCCATTTCAGTAAcgaacccgggactgcgggttgagctgtcaaaaatggGACTGTTGGTAAGTACtgtataaaaaagtaacaatacttaTAAAActgtaagctcacagagcaatagttcttTATCtgccagggtcagcgacccccatttgaaagctggaaataagtaaaagagaaaggcaaataattcaaacacaattaaaaaaaataatgaactgcAAACTTTCTAGAAATAGGAcaatctataatatattaaaagtttacttatggtgaatccctttaaaatgaaatgtgaagTATAGGCTGATTTTACCTAGAAAGGTCCAAGTAAAACATAAAATTGAGTACATATAATACAGCTTGTACAATAAATGCACAATGAATTAGGCATTACAAATGTGAATGTACACTTAAATTAgcaatttattaaacaaatacagGTTATgtggagtgtatatatatatatatatatatatatatatatatatatatatatatatatatatatatatatatatatatatatatatactgtaatttgtaACAAAACTATTTAATTCTTGATGAAAAAGATGAAAGCCATAATTATACTGAAACTGAATAATTAAATTTGACCCACGGAAGGGGTGACCTTGTCTTATTAGAGTTTAATTTCTTTACAAGAATAAAATGACACAGCCTGttattttctaaatacaaatgtCGACTCATACTATGTCCAGACACAGCCCTGCTTCTTAGCCTAGAAGAGAAGAGGGGGAGGAATGGAAGACGGCAGTGGAATCAAGGAGGGGCCAGCAGGAGAAGGCAGTCTAAAATTGGATACCCTTAGTAATAGGTCCAGTCTCTTCTGGGAGTCATCAGCTGTTACAAAAGCAGATTCTTGAAGGGTGTTTCATAGGCTCCAAATACCCAGCTGACAAGCTACAGACAGCAAATATTAACAGGCAGATATAAATAGGAGCCATTCAACGCAGCACAGAAGTTTACAGAACTTTCTCGGCTGATGGCACCGATGTTTAATATACCCTTTGCCAGCCACACGACTCAAAGGATCAAGACACTTCTCCTCTTTTCAATGAGTCTGCTCAGATCCAGGAAGATTTTAGATTCCTTTTAACTGATTTTATTCCAcagcttctctttttttttttggttacatttttttatctattgAAGCACACAGCAAGAGACTGCACTGCctgaagattgttctgcctgtaCGGAAATTACAGTTATCATAATCTGGTTGACATTTTCCAGTCACAGCTAAATACAAATAATGTCTGACAGTCAGTTGCCCTTCACCTGCCATTACCCATCTAACAGACACAGGGGAAGTCGTGATCCTTTTCGGGAACAAGGACTGTCATCTCGTCTTCTTGATGATGATTTTGGCATTCCACCTTTTTCAGATGATTTAACCATGAACTGGCCCGACTGGGTAAGGCCCAGACTGACTTCCTCCTGGTCAGGCCCTTTGAGATCGGGCTTGGTGAGAACGTCGGGCATCTCCCCTCCCGTATATAATTTTAGTTACACGGGTAATCCGGAACCTCGTAACACTGTAGCAAATGTCAGCCAACCGTGGAAGGTCTGCGTAAATGTGCAAACTTTCATGCCAGAGGAACTGACAGTTAAAACGAAGGATGGCTTTGTAGAAGTTTCAGGTtagtaattatatacagtatatagttactCCAAAATATATTAAGTATATAACAGTGATAGTCATATCCTTTGTTTCACAGATCCTTTACTTAAGCATGAAGCGTTTTATAAATGCTTTATGGTTGAATTACAAATGCAAGTACAGGGTGCAtttatacccacaatgcagcatttcccctaCAATTCAGCATAATTGTGACTGCAAAACAAAAGGATTGGTACTAGGTGTTAAAATGTGCATGTGATTCTTTAGGCGCAAGTCTGTTGCACCTACCTATTGACGAAGCCCACAGTGGGGACCCTGAAATTGAGCCTATCAGCAATAGAGCAATTTGGAACAGGAGGTGGGACAGATAAGCTGATGTACTGATGTCAAGCACAACTATAGGGTTTTGTGTGCCTTCAGCAGAATTGTCTGACAAAAAGACttcaggtttatttaaatattcctgAACTGATAAATATAACCTattatcaaaaaatgtaaatactagtAAGAAAATCTGGCCACAGTAAACAGATATTACTCTTCCTATACAGACAATCTTTGCTAACTAAATCAGGGTTTATGTGCAATAGGTAGATCTTCAGCAGTCCAAGGTTGCTAGGAATTttttgggaattgtagttcatctACAGACTCTGACATAATTTATTGGGAAAGAAAAGTTTTCTGAC
This region includes:
- the hspb8.L gene encoding heat shock protein family B (small) member 8 L homeolog (The RefSeq protein has 2 substitutions compared to this genomic sequence); translation: MADSQLPFTCHYPSNRHRGSRDPFREQGLSSRLLDDDFGIPPFSDDLTMNWPDWVRPRLTSSWSGPLRSGLMRTSGISPPVYNFSYTGNPEPRNTVANVSQPWKVCVNVQTFMPEELTVKTKDGFVEVSGNHEEQQKEGGIVSKNFTKKIQLPPEVDALTVFASLSPEGLLIIEAPLVPPYNQQGDDSYTYELPLDPQEVCAS